The genome window tttaccagaaatttGCTATGGTTGTTAAGCAAATAGTACATAATGATTAAGTCACGATGTAGAAAAAAATCTGAGAAATACATATAAGCAAGTAATTTCAATTAATGTATTACTCTTTCAAGAAAAGACTAAGATATGTTTTTGTATATGATAGCTGTATTCTTCTTTAGCTATCCTGTTTGTTGATGGTGACAACTCATTTTAATTCCAGCCCTACTCTACAACCAGACAAATTTTCATTTATAAGATTAGCTGATGCTTAATCTCATATGGCGTGTTACTTCTCAAACGATGTAGCTTTTCTATACACTTTCCTTCTTGCCTACACTATATTTCAACCTATTATAATTTTTCTTACAGCATTTCCTGCCCTGGTTCAACTTGGATTTTGTATATAGTGTAAAATAAATTTTTTACACGAGTATATTTGGTTATTATCCCATTGATTAAAAACCTACAGTACATATCAAAacaaaatttaaatatatattatttattgatGATAATTTCTAAATACTGTCATAAtttgaatatatacacacagaccatGATCAATCTGGGGTAAGTCATTCAGATTGTTCCTCATCTGGAATGTTCTCCAATCCCtgcaaaaaaattatacatacttGTACTTCTAATTGTAATTCTTATACTAAGTTTAGTCCTACATTTTACTTCTTGAGTGAGATAACTATGTATGTTTGCTATTACCTAACAACACACAAACTCCAAAAGAAACATCCAACAACAGACTAGCATGAGTTATGCTTTTTTGTGAGGTCTGAACACCAATGTCTCTAACATTACACATTGGATGATTCAATTTACCAAAAGGACCCCTCAGGCCCAGAATGCAGCTATTACATGGACTCACACTCCTCTGTCAAGCATTCATCACATGACACAATTTGAATCTGAAAATGTATCCAAAAATGTGAAGTTGGATGGGTTGGACTGAGAGTCAATTGACTGTCTACTTAACCCAAGAATAATCAAATTCAGTAGATTTTGCCAAATCATTAATTTTGAAGAATTTACATTACCCTAGGATTTTACTATGAAACACTAGCTAGGGCTTGAGCATCAAATTTTCCTTAACACTCCCTCATTGTAGAAACAGCAAGCAAACTCTGGCTGCCTTGAACCCAGAAGCAGTCTTTTCTTCCTTGCTAAGGAATGTCCTGCATGGCATTTATTTCCAAAATAAGTCTGTCTCATGCCAGatggacagataggtagatagtaggttggaacattaggtagtcgTAGTCAAAAGGAATAATaggaaggagcctctgaaaacactgctacagttgctctctgccagtggcctgttacaggtaaggcactaaaggactaagaagtggcactagagttcactagttatggagacttttgccatagccacccccaTGGGAGAGTTAACATAGAGAATgcacatcagagatacagacagatagatagattccaTTTTAATCTCATTCAAGGCCTGTCCATGGGAGGTATGTATGATGGCATTTGCATTTCGTATTATTACAAATCTGAACAATGAATGGAGGGAATTCTTAATTCAGTAGACCCCAACACTTAATATCCCTTTTCTATTATacaactaatttttttttattgtcttcaCTTTGTGTGAAGAATTATTTATTTCTGGATAAAGGATAGCTGTCATGCACTTATCAGGGCCCTAACTCTCCTCTCATACTTTTACCATACTGACTTTTGAATTTCCTGataaaaagaaggatatatacGGTTTTTAGTAAAAAATTTGAGTGTGAAGACCCTTCCTTCCAGTCCGAACTGCCATTAATCATCAAGCTACATTACATATTTCTACAGTTAAAATGTATAGATACTCTTAACTACAACAAAACAACTACACTTACAAGTGTTTTAAAAGCACTGCCACTAAGGCGCTCATCCCGCATAACCATGTGACGATCTAATCCACAGTTAAGGTCTCGCTGGTACAGCTGAAAAGTAAAAAAGAACATTAGAGCTGCTCCAGCAGACTGAAGATACCATTCTTTATAAAGTTTATCATCAGGTAATAATATTCTAGGAAAAACAGTATCTCACTCTACAAACATTAATGTCAATAATTCTTTCTAAACAACAGAATAAAATCTAACAAACATAGAAatctaaagaatttttttttcttgtactagATTGCAGTTATCGGAAGTGGTTAATACGCCATAAATGTCACGAGCCTAAACTTCATTGACTAGTCAAGTCAACTACAAGATGAGACGTATTTCTACGACTCTTCCACAATCCCTTGAACTTCAGAGGTAATCACTGTTAGGGGAAGTACCACACCTGCCTGGGGGGTTGAATAGGGCTTTCAGAAGTTGTTAATTTCATGACATTCACCACTTCTAACAAGGGTTAACGCCATGTATTCTATATTACTAACCCTCAATACCCCCAGATATATGTAGTTCAggagaaacaaaatgaaatactcTGAAATACAAATCCGCTGTTCATAAACACACTGGCATTCACTTGGGGCTGAAAGGCACCGCAGAGCTAAATCACTCAATACACAAAACTTGTTTCAATGACAATGGAACTTTATCaaatatcaagatattcctttctCTGGGCAAAAAGAACATCAAAGTGAATGCAATAAAGGAACAAGTATGGAACTTTGATGAGAGTCGTATAGTCATTCGGCCAAAACTTCACATGATTATACTTACGTTACCATATGCTAATTTATTAATACCAGCAATAAATATGGCAGGTATTCCCATAAACGCCGTCACCGCTGCGAAGCTCGGGATAATATTATACCACATTTTATCACAAAAATCTAAGAATTTAACGTTTACACTTCCAGTGAGCAGCCGACAACCCTTGTGTTCGGATCGCAAGGATTCGTCAAagatatattatttctatttcaTCTTCATAAGAATGGTTTTCTCCACATGAAAATGATACTCACACTGTAAATTGAACTTCTTCACctaatatctatatattttcttttaacagaTGCAAGAAACTTCGTTTACTTTAAATGGTATCACAGAAATCGGACAATGTATGTTATTGGTCGACGTTAAGAGCAAATAAAAAGACATCCACAATTACATTGACTCATTTATTTCCCCTAATCAGAACTATGGCATGGCAATATTCTGTAATTATCTAACGACTTTTGAAGATATCTATAAATAAGCCACTTGTTTAAGTCCAGTCATATAATCTAATGATAATTTGGTGACCTTAATTTTggccaaattctctctctctcacacacacacacacacacacacacacatatatatatatatatatatatatatatatatatatatatatatatatatatatatatatatatatatatatatatatatatataaggacccTTGAGTGTTATGACATGACCTCTGACATTCtaaaggccaggtcaaaggtcaggcttgCACAGTCCTGCCATCAGGCCAAACTGAAGCCCTAAGTTTTATTGAGGTCAGAGTTCTCATGAAAAATTTAATTGATATCCTATAGCTGCCCTGGTATACATACAGTCTCCTGACTTGGTGCGTTTTTAGGGCACAGTCCTGGAGAACCCCTGGCCATTACTCGTAGCCTGGCCATTCCTTCATGTCTTCTA of Panulirus ornatus isolate Po-2019 chromosome 73, ASM3632096v1, whole genome shotgun sequence contains these proteins:
- the ND-MWFE gene encoding uncharacterized protein ND-MWFE; translation: MWYNIIPSFAAVTAFMGIPAIFIAGINKLAYGNLYQRDLNCGLDRHMVMRDERLSGSAFKTLGLENIPDEEQSE